The DNA window TTCCCAAACACATTGAGAAAATGAGGTGCTATTCAAATGAGGTTATCTGAATTAACATTCAAGTTATGAAATAGTATCCTGACCTATAGAAAACTAAGAACTATGTACACGTTATTGAAAGTACGTTAATTTTGAAAATCATCATTTGTCTCCACTATGCTTACTTCATCACACTatctccttcaatctttcattAGTCCTTTCCATACACAAGACAGGGAAGTTGGCTTTATGTGGGAGTTTCTCGTAATGTATTGGTTTAGAAGTTTgccaaatgttattttaaaatatttatgcacctatatttaaatgtataccTTAATAATTTTTCATAAACTATTACTGACCCATGGAAAAAAGAACTTATATTTTAATTCTCCTTGTCACCAGAACTAAAATGAAAGGAATATGTAAGTTTTTTCAACAACCTATGAAGCTtaaattcaaaattctccaagcaagacttcaGCAATAAATgtaccatgaacttctagatgttcaagctggttttagaaaaggcagaggaatcagagatcaaattgccaacatctgctggatcatcaaaagagcaagagcgtccagaaaaacatctatttctgctttattgactatgccaaagtctttgactgtgtgggtcacaataaactgtgaaaaattctgaaagagatgggaatacctgaccacctgaccactccactccaggagttggtgatggacagggaagcctggcgtgttgcagttcatggggtcgcagagtcggacacgactgagtgactgaagtgaactgactgatGAAGCTTAAAAATGTAACTAGTACCTGATTTTCTATGATGAAAAATGCAGGTTAAAAAAATCCTCAAggattttaacaatttttataaatGGTAGAGAATATGCAGAGAAAATACTAGTTTGTACATAGAAATAAGTCAGTTTATGAATATTTTAGAGTTGAATGTGGAACATTTAGAGACTTTGATGATCTATTTTCTATCacaatctggaaaaaaaatgattaaaagactACTTATTTGCTGACATAAGTACTGTTTTTAGTCTACAATATATCAATGTTCatgaaaacactgatgaaataattTCACACAGAATCACAATGAACCAAAATTCAATTCTTGACTATCCTACCTAACCAGATAACTCACTTCCAAACTTCAAACTGTAACACTGTTCTTAATATGAGGCCTTTTTAAACCAAAAGAATTGTGTGGTTATGTAATAGGGCTGTAAACCTAAACTGAGAGTATGCCCAAACtgtttcagtccagttcagtcgctcagtcatgtccgactctttgcgaccccataaactgcagcacgccaggcctccctgtccatcaccaactcgcagagttcactcagactcacgtccatcaagtcagtgatgctgttcagccatctcatcctctgttgtccccttctcctgcccccaatccctcagcatcacagtcttttccaatgagtcaactcttcgcatgaggtggccaaagtactggagcttcagctttagcatcattccttccaaagaaatcccagggctgatctccttcagaatggactggttggatctccttgcagtccaagggactctcaagagtcttctccaacaccacagttcaaaagcatcaattcttcggcgctcagccttcttcacagtccaactctcacatccatacatgaaaagcATTACTATGTAAGTATTGATGCATATCACCTGTACTGATTAATCTACAAAGAACTTAAACAGGTTAAAATATCTTCCCACCCTCAACTGACACATATACCAGAACACTGGTCAGGGGTAGGGGtagtttgttttggtttggctTTCTATACTGTTCCATTTTTCCAGAATACCAGTAGAGAATCAGGGTATCACAATATAGAAAGCACAattcaaaatgtttttgtttacAGAGAATAAGCACATGCCTCATCTAGCTACCATTCAGCATATGTCTACCATTACCCTGCTCATGTTTGGAGAAATTCAAAACTAAGTATGAACCAACCCATTCTGCTTAAATGAgcgctagctttttttttttttttttttttggtactactTTTAGGGCTGTCAGTGAAAATTACCAATGATTCTGTTCAAGattatcttacagatgagaaaattgaaaaacAGACTTGTTAAAGGACACAATTAATTAATGACAAAGTAAACttagaaatcaattatattttcacTAAACCAGCTTCTTCCCAACTTAAATATGAAATCACGTCTGATCTgctacatcaaaatttaaaaataaattaattaacagATGTGGGTGAGATACCTAGGTTCTggtaattctgaaagagaaaagcaacagaaattcACAAATActgatttgtttcttttgcagAATTCGAGGTGGGGATACTTAAAACACTCAAATGGCCTACAATGACTTTTCCCTCAAAACTAAAAGCCTTTAGACAAAATCAAATAGATTTCTTTACTAGAAAAGGATAATAATTGATATGCACTAACTATTTGAACATGAAGAACAGTGTTAGTAACATTatccacataaataaatacacaagttGAAATCTAAGccagaaactgaaaagtgaaagaggagagtgaaaaaaagttggcttaaagctcaacattcagaaaactaagatcatggtatctggccccatcacttcatgaaaaatagatggggaaacagtggaaacagtgtcagactttatttttgggggatccaaaatcactgcagatgggggctgcagctatgaaattaaaagacacttactccttggaagaaaagttatgaccaacatagatagcatattgaaaagcaaggtccgtctagtcaacgctatagtttttccagtagtcatgtatggatgtgagaggtggactgtgaagaaagctgagtgccgaagaactgatgcttttgaagtgtgatgttggagaagactcttgagagtcccttggactgcaaggagatccaaccagtccattctgaaggagatcagtcctgcgtgttctttggaaggactgatgttgaagctgaaactccagtactttggccacctcatgcgaagagttgactcattggaaaagactgatgctgggagggattgggggcaggaggagaaggggacgacagaggatgagatggctggatggcatcactgactcaatggacgtgagtcttagtgaactccaggggttggtgatggacagggaggcctggcgtgctgcgattcatggggttgcaaagagttgggactaAGCggctgatctgaactgaatgaaatttcTTTTAGCTACAATGCTAAATTTATCGTAAACTGCAACTAAAGTCAGCATGTATGCTCATTCCAGGGTAGAAAAGAATAATTAGACAAACACAACAAAATTCTGCTAACCTAGACAGCTGTCCACATAAATCAGTGACTGAAATTTCTTAAACATGTAACTTATATAAGGTTTAGAtatgtccttttcttttcctgaactGCCTCTGCTGCCATGACAAAAATGGAGACGCAAAACAGTATCCTCCACTGAATTTTTTATTCATCGGtttttattgtctttaaaaattagtAGAGTATAAAACCTCTCACAGTGTTTTACTCCGAATCTGCAACACCCGCCCCTTCTGAAGACTGCCACAGTGATTGAGAGCAGTTTATGTCAGCCCAGGTGTTTAAAGTCCCAGGCTGAAATATTTGGGTAATTAACATCATCCTACAAACACTCAAAATCATTTCAGCTGCCACCAGTAGTGAACAAAACTCTCCCCAAAACTGTAAGAAACTTAGCCTTGATTACTGTTCTATTTATCTAACTTAAAAACATTGCCTAGATGTAAAAAAATTTTCATACAACCTATCTTCCTCAAAAGGTTCCATCCTAAACAGCACAAATGTCAATTCAAAAGATtccatattaatattttactgtttATAACTCCAAGTGCCATAAAAAAGTCAGTGAAGCAGGTCTTCCTCCCAGAGGGGTGAACAGCTCTTAAGTCCAatgcaattgaaaaaaaaaaaaaactgctcaaAGTTACTGAATATAAGTCCAAGTATAAATATCTATATTCTGCATAACACACTAGACACATCTTtacataaggaaaagaaaaaaagacatgtaaAGGAGGGAAAGGTCTCCTCATTCTCTTATTCTTACAGGAtttttgatggctgaggaagAGTTTCATGCAACAAAGTACTTTTACAACTTGATGGCTCAATGACGTTCCTAGACTTAAACAAAATGTGAGCATGTGAAAAGTCAGTTATTTCTGCAAACTAGGCTGGTTGAAAGtaatttctcttatattttttaaagtaagggaATACTACGATTATAGTTACAAAACAAAGAAGGGCAAAACTTGAAATAAATCACCGACTAGGTATCCTCCACAGTCCCACTCTTGGTATCAACTGCAGAAATACCAGTAACACTGCAATTTCGAGTGCAGAGGACAAGGAATCACACACACGCGGCCAGCATGTAGCAGGCACTCACCATCTGTGGCACGAAACGACGATATATGTGCAAAcaatcaaaaacagaaaacaaaacgcACTCCGATTTTGAGGCAACATAGTCAACAATTAGAGCAACAATTACTTGACGAAAAGCTGCCGGACGGCTTAACGCGCACTAAAAGGAAGGAGctcttcctccctgccctcctcttaCACTCAGACGCTAGACTGTACATTGAAAACAaatcctcccccagccccgccccaagCCCTACCCTCAGCGGCTCCCAGCACTGAAACTGACGGAAAGTCCGGGGCCTTGGCGGCGCCCAGACCGGCCCCACTCAGGATGCTCTGGCCGCGGACACGCcccgcgcggcggcggcggcccgggcTCCAGCCGGCTGTCTCCGGGACCCCCAGCGGCTAGCGCTCTCCCCAGCCCGCGGCGCCGGCGGCCCCCTCTGTCCCCGAGCGGCGGGCCGCGCCGTACCTGCACACCGTGATCAGGTTCCTCCTCTCCACGGCGGCGTTGCGGGCGCTCAGGCTCTTCTTGATGCCGCAGCCCCCGCCGCGGCTCCCTCCGAGGCCCCCCAGGCTCCGGGAGGCCATGGCGGGCTGACCCCCGGGCCCCTTTGTCTCGCGCGACACCGCCTGCCCCGCACCCCCCTCCCACTTGCTTCCCTGGGCTTTGCTCGGCTTGCGGCCGTGGGGACGCGGGGAGGGTGGCAGGGAAGGAACAGGGACGGAGGGAGAGTGTGGAAAACGATGGCGGACTCGCACCCGGGCACTGGAAGCTGGCGCACCGCACCAGAgctctacacacatacacacactcacgcGCAGACACGAACGCACTGCCCCCGCTCTCGCGCGCGCCGCCAGGAGCCGGACTACGCGTGCGCTTCGGTATCAGCCGCTCCCTTAGTTCCCCATGGATCTCGGCGCCGCGCACGCTCAACCACCCGCACTCAGCCGCCACCCGCGTCCCAGCAGCGGAGCCACCGGGAGCCACGGGCCTCGCGAGCGCAGCCCCGTCCTCTCTGCGCCAATCCAGGTAATGCCTCCCCAGCTGGAGCCAATCGCCGCGGGCGAGGGGCGGGGCTGCCCCGCGGACCTTTAAAGCTACCTGCTAGAGCCCGTCCCGGCGCGTGGGCAGCTGTCAAGAGGCCGGGCTCGGGCTCGCCACCCTGGTGCTGCAGACAGTCTGCCCACTGGGGAGCAGCGCCGCAGCTGGCCTGGGGTTTTTGGGGTGCGGTGCTCACGAGTGCCCCGGGAACATTGCCGACCCTTTCCCGGAGCCCAACTAATGGCTGGGATCGCTAGCTCTAACGGCTGACCCTATTGCCGGAATCCGACGCCCTAGCCTAGTGGCATCTGTAGCTACAACGCCGAGCCTGCACTagctccctctccctcacctgaCCCAGGGCCTGACTTCCAGAAAGGGAGCGGATTTTGGTGGTAGTGGTGTGCGCGTGTGCGCGCGGGGGttttagtggtggtggtggggtgtggGTGGATgtttgtttgtgtctgtgtgcgtgtgtgtgtgtgtgtgtatgtatgcgcGCGCTAACGCCCTCCCCTGGCCTGATAGACAACTACAAATAGCCCAAGGAGCGAAATTGCCCGCAGAACATCCCTCCTGGGGCGTCTGCTCTTGAGATTTTGTTGCCACTTTGCTCCTGTCTTAGACCCCAGCATGGCCTGCAGCCCGGAGTGACCGCCCACAGAAGAAGTGTGCCGTAAGTGGACACTGCACGTTTCGCCCTTCTCCAGTCCTGAGCAGTGACCCCGGAATTACGAGCGTGGGGGCGGCGAGCCTCCATGCAATTCGGCCTTGGCTCTGCTGGGCTGCTCCCAGAGATGAGAAAAGGAGTGCTATCCACACACAGCGCGACAGCTGGGAACCTAGCGCCCGCTTTCCAGAGGTTCTCCACCCCTGACGTTACCAACAGGGAGGTTCTGGCTTTGACCCCGAGTTCTCTGTCGCTCATCTAGGTTGGCCATTCATCTCTCT is part of the Ovis aries strain OAR_USU_Benz2616 breed Rambouillet chromosome 4, ARS-UI_Ramb_v3.0, whole genome shotgun sequence genome and encodes:
- the LOC121819506 gene encoding uncharacterized protein LOC121819506 yields the protein MGPCSKQLCVPQESPRATTAQVRGLGGAQTGPTQDALAADTPRAAAAARAPAGCLRDPQRLALSPARGAGGPLCPRAAGRAVPAHRDQVPPLHGGVAGAQALLDAAAPAAAPSEAPQAPGGHGGLTPGPLCLARHRLPRTPLPLASLGFARLAAVGTRGGWQGRNRDGGRVWKTMADSHPGTGSWRTAPELYTHTHTHAQTRTHCPRSRARRQEPDYACASVSAAPLVPHGSRRRARSTTRTQPPPASQQRSHREPRASRAQPRPLCANPDPSMACSPE